ggtcaaaattgggtgtcagcACTGGTTACTGAACGTTGCCTCATCATGAGAATagaccataaaataatttttgacaatgttgaaccgtcatcaatgactttgttttatcttcttgaacctagttcttgggatctccagtctttaGGTAGAGTTACTGtcacgatgacttgttctcggccatagtcctATTTCTGTCGATTATTTCTCTACtccctctctagttaggccttttgtatgtggatccgacacatcatcctttgacttcacatattcaattgtgataattccactagagagtagttgtctcacagagttatgtcttcgtcttatgtaACGACTTTCCGTTATACATAACACTTCCAGCtcttcctattgcagcttgactatcacagtatatgcatataggggccattggttttggccaaaatagaatatcttctaagaaattttgGAGCCATTCAACTTCTTCACCTGTCTTGTCTAAGAcgatgaattcagactccattgtagagagagttatacatgtttgtttggatgatttccaagatattgctcctccaccaatagtaaaaacgtatccacttgtgaattttgtttcagttgaccaataattcaatttgcatcactatatccttcaagaactgCTGGATATTTATTGTAATGCAAAACATaattttgagtgtcatctaagtatcttAAAACTCTCTTAATTGCAACCACTGATTTtgattatgattacttgtgtatcgactcagtttatTGATAGCGAAAGTTATGTCTGGTCGTATataattcatgacatacattaaacttccaacactctggcatattccaattgagactgactttcacctttattctttgcaagatgaaagTTCACGTCAATTGGAGTTTTTGCCCTtttgacattcaaatatttaaaattttctagtaccttttgaatataatgagtatGAGATAATGCTAGATCTTTAGGAGTTTTGAGAATTTTAATTCCCAATATCACATCAACTcctagatctttcatatcaaacttactaagTATAGCGAGCATATACTTAGTAGCTTTTATTTTGGCAATGTCCTTGCTCATTATCAacatgtcatccacatatagCGAGCATATACTTAGTAGCTTTTATTTTGGCAATGTCCCTGCTCATTATCAacatgtcatccacatatagGTATACAATGACTTtctgatttggagtatctttaatgtaaacacgtttatcacattcattgatcttaaatccatttgacaacatggtttaATCAAACTTTGTATGTCATTGCTTCGATGCTagttttagtccataaagtgagttaataagtttgcacactttcttttctttaccaggaactacaaaacccttaGGCTATTCCAAgtaaatttcttcttccagCTCTTCATTTAAGAAAGCgattttcacatccatttgatggaTTTCAAGAATGTATATTGCAGCTAGGGAAATGGACATTCGAATTGATGTAACACTAGTCACTGGCGAGTATGTggcaaaataatcaagaccttctttttgtctaaagcctttgacaACAAATCTTggtttatatttgtcaatagttccatcatctttcattttccttttaaaaatccattttgaacccaagggtttgtttCCTGGAAAAAGATCAACCAACTcacaagtatgattgcttaggattgattcaatttcactattgaCAGTCTCATTCCAATAAGTTGAGTCACTAGACAACATTGTTTCATTGactgtttgaggctcactttcaagaaggaATGTTACAAAATtcgatccaaatgaagtagttGTCCTTTGATGTTTACTGCGCCTTGCACTCTCTTCAtttgtttcattcttttttgGTTCTTCTCGGGGTTATTTAGacccccactagatgactcaagtctagttttatacggatagatatgtttatagatttcataaattattgTAATGAATATCTGGATGTTCGGActtgtgaaccaaaaatcgacatgccttacagtttgtggcatatccaatgaatacacaatccacaatTTTAGGCTTCATTTTTACTCTCTTAGATATAGGAACTTGAACtttggctaaacacccccacactttgaactATTTCAAGTtaggttttctacctttccatttctcatatggaataacATGTGTCTTTGAGTGAAACACTATTGAGTATTCAATTTGCTGTAAGGATAACTTCCCTCCCACAAGTTTTGTGGTAAACTTGAACTTATAAgcaatgcattcatcatttcttttaaagttcgattTTTCTGCAATCCCATTAGATTATGAAGTGTACGGAGCAGCAGcttgatggattattccatcttatagtccagaaaCTTTGCCACAATAAACTTCTTCATTCAAGCATCCTcttttttgtacttcttttctaaagcatcccggagttcttttgaggtttctgcattgctgtacacattgtacagatcatcttgcaggcaacttagaatataatttttacacaaaaaaattgagtGTGTCCATacttctgttaccaagaatcatTCTTCAGGCGGTGTATCATCCGAtataacaggaacattctcattaatgaacCTCTGCATACTCAACATAGTGATATAGAAGAAAATCTTCTATTTCCATCTGTTGaagtcgactccagaaaactttgcaggtttcttGCTAAGGCAACAATTGAACGATTGTGTGCAACCGATGTTGTTGCAGCACTCACTGTTCCAGTATTCACTTgacttgaattaattttttctgtcacaaatggctgattattttagtatttgaaaTACTAACAGTATTACACAAATTGTTTCTGATTTAacaataaagtttttatgttcttttaatcgttaatcgaatgaattttaaaaattcaagaagaGTAGAAaatcataaaggttttaatctccagaaacccCAAATACAGaaacttattaaattttttaagattGTTATTAACCTGTACTTATAAGGTTAgtcaaaacagaaacaaaaataagatgaagtagacagaaaataaaataattagagtCCACAGATTTTACTGTGTCTCCTTAAGAACTTAAATCTGCTCACTGTACCCGAGGTTACGGATTAacttctcccaagataaaacggattaattCTGTTAATGAAATAGCGACACCTCAATCTTCTTTAACTTTAGCGAActgaagaacaacaacaagtcacacacaCTCAGTCGACCGGTACTTTGGTTTTGAGAGAAAATATAtgtagagaagaaaaaaaattcagtgtttgaaaaaacgaaaaatgacttccttttatagccattttcggCAAAAAACGTATTTGTTCAGATGTCcgaaaaatttatcaattaaaccATTTGTCGAAGCCGAAGGACGACGGCAGCGCAAGGGGCACCTTCATCTTAGCTATTTTAGAAGTAAAAgaagtgtttccttatataaggacaacaattttcctttcttttattgatatggaaaaaatgacttttcatttgcactttgcaaatgattttcattttctctcttaATTGATTCCGTGACTTTtccatattctttttttcttttccaatttACACTTTGCTAAACCCAACAACTCCTACCTACGACTCCTAACATACAGGTAGACACACCTTCTCAGTAGTGTTGCCGAGCTCCACTTCTTTCGAAGTTGTCAAATTTAgagatttataaatattttattgtccTTAGATAAAGAAGGGAAATCAAATTGTAACAAAGAtttacaaaaatgaaaaaaagaaatccatattatattaaaacatCTTTAGAGATGTTGATTAATCTTTTGCTCTTATAAAAAGACTAtatagtatttttctttttaatagttagaaagtaatttaatttatttttcaatatttaaaactttaaaccCTACTAAATATTGTGCATTAATTGTTTTTCCTTATTTGAGTTATTTAATATGAcgtatttttttagaaaattaatcgTGACAATTAACCTATTagttctttttaaatattttaggtaATGTTTTGACCTCATTCAATTTCTTTTAGACTTAGATTATCTATATATAGAAAGAGAATTTCTTCAATACATTTGACTCATACATGAATATtagtttgattttgaaatttaaaaatggtaaaaactttaaattaattttttttgaaagtaatatttattttatcaataagtTACTTAATTAGATTTTAGATCCAGACGcttaattcattttcttttacaaaattcgttcattttttgtcatttttaactATACATAATTTTAGCATGCTTTTACCCAtaatttgatattcttcttcttttccccCTTCAAAAGATTTGTCATAGTTTGTAAGAACCAATATCATGCATGATCacaattaaatgaaaaatgaagaaggtgAATGTCgatgtattttatatttagaaGGTAAGATGTTAGTATTTCTTTATATTCCACTTAATTATGATTATGTATCTGATCTTTTATATTAACATTCTCaccataatttttatatttttagttagtcTATACAGCCCGTCAgagtaaaaataatcataagaaaatagacaaaatatgaattcctcattttttgaacactattgaatatatataaaaaagtaaaaaaaaataggagtaATATTTAACATAGAAAATACCACAGCATCATATTTTATgccttatttatataaaaaaaattttttattaatatttatgcaACTCTAGTCAACGATCAAATCTTTCTTAgccaaagagaaaaaaaaatagcttatttaaatttttattattaatatttacttAACTCTAGTCAACGATCAAATCTTCcttggcaaaaaaaaaaagaaaaggaatagcTTATTTTATAGAGTTTGGAGCCTAAATGgtagaaaatattaacaaaaattcctaaacggtatataaaattttatattaatcaaaacggtaaaatcgctgcacCAACAACAACTTACTCCaccgaaaaaagaaaaatcgctgcctctgcatcgattttgcaaaatctgtttttcttttttaaaaaaatgaaattgttgcCTAAGCAGCgatttatagattttttttaaaaaaaataaggaaatcgCTGTCCCAGCGGCCAACAgcgattcaatttttttttaaaagaataaagaaatagCTGCTGGGAGCAGCgatctcataattttttttaaattaaggaaagaaattttttttaaaaataattaaatcgcTGATCGCTGCCCCTGCAAcgatttccttaatttttttttaaatttttcattatgaAATCGCTgccatttattttaattttttttatgaaatagcTGCTCCCAGCAGcgatttctttatttattttttttaaatcgttGCTGGGGCAgcgatttttaaattttttttctctataaattttattttttttaaaaaaaaattagattttgcaaaatcgctgcagagGCAGCAATTTTGCTCTGGTGGGTAAGTCGCTGTTGGTGCAACAATTTTAccattttggttaatataaaattttatatactgttttaaaattttttgttaatattttttgggcaactttcacatatagcaaacaaaaaattcatatttgtatgctataacaaactttgcataattgcgctccatagcaaacataaaactgtataatttgctatacatatataattgtataatttgctgacctaaattgtataattcgctggcataaattgtataattcgctgacctatttcgctgcaattgtataatttgttttgcatacagttgactcgaattaaaatgtatgtatattgcataattataagtgtataacaagaagatatatatttttctcgctttatacaaaaacagaaacacaatatatacacttctgttgtataaagctagagaaaattgtatttcactgcaattgtataattcgttggcctttttctccgcaatatttgaagtaaaatatttgtaaattgtataattaagtgtataaagcgagagaggcgagtgagaatggagagtgacgagcgagatttttgggagagagacgctaacaagttttagctaatgtttttatgaagcacaattaaatcaaaccctaactatttcatttaatttatattattagttttctattatatatacaattttccctattttgtaTCCTTTAGGCTTTTGGACTTTTATTTTAAAGCTTATTcaagtttttattattattaaaatctcgatcaaatttttttgagtcAAAGAAAAGTGATGAGTTAGGGATGATTTGGACATTTTCTTTGGCAAAATATCTTACACCCTAAGCCCAATTACTTAAAAGCCCATGGACACCTAGCTTCTGCCGCCTATAAAATATGGGCTTTTCTGTTTAATTTTCATCGCATCTCTCATTTCAGATATTTTCATTAGGGTTTCTCTTTTCTGGTTTCTCAGTTCAGTTTAATGGCCGCCGAAGTTGAGTACAGTTGCTTCGTTGGTGGGCTAGCTTGGGCCACCACCGATAGAACACTTAGCGATGCTTTCTCTACCTACGGCGAAGTAGTCGACTCGAAGGTCCGTTTGTTGCAGAGCAGAAATCAGATCCGAGCCCATTTTTTGGTTTCGTTGATGACCTTCTGTTACTGATTACTATCTCTATCTCTGGTTTACTTGATTCATCTGTTACTGTTACTCTGTTTATACTGTTATACCATTCCTTGAAACGGTACGTTCCGtcttccttctctttttgtCAAGAGATGAAGAAAGATCGGTTTTGAAGTTTCTGTTTTACTAATTATGTAGATCTATTATGCCTGAATTGTTTcgttattgtttttgttttttttcagaTCATTAATGACAGAGAAACTGGTAGATCTAGAGGATTTGGCTTTGTTACCTTCAAGGATGAAAAATCCATGAAGGACGCTATTTCAGGAATGAATGGTCAGGAACTTGATGGCCGTAACATCACTGTTAACGAAGCTCAAGCACGCGGAAGtggaggtggtggtggtggtttcgGTGGTGGAAGACGACGTGAGGGAGGCGGTGGCGGCTACGGAGGAGGCGGCGGAGGCTATGGAGGAGGCGGCGGTTACGG
The sequence above is a segment of the Solanum lycopersicum chromosome 10, SLM_r2.1 genome. Coding sequences within it:
- the GRP1 gene encoding glycine-rich RNA-binding protein-like; translated protein: MAAEVEYSCFVGGLAWATTDRTLSDAFSTYGEVVDSKIINDRETGRSRGFGFVTFKDEKSMKDAISGMNGQELDGRNITVNEAQARGSGGGGGGFGGGRRREGGGGGYGGGGGGYGGGGGYGGGGGGYGGGRREGGGGGGYGGGRREGGGGGYGGGGGYGGDRY